The following coding sequences lie in one Desulfurococcus sp. genomic window:
- a CDS encoding DNA-directed DNA polymerase I: MQDTSRIQLEVSTSLRDIYKALSKPHYLLGVYYDGKLGKAVLEFLSESGDKLIKIADPTGHKPYLLTDAGVKNPSILEEVLKDEAVDHVEEVFKVNPLTMESIRVTKIVTKDPLAVRKLRNKITGKASAWEAKIKYHNNYIFDNQLIPGMRYVLENNGQQYRLVLVKPEIPLPLKQAVTELFRGEPRETIELAEEYLVLFEEAPPRALRAALDIEVYTPFKGRVPNPHQGEYPIISVAISASNGFRKVYLLERNFKHDFDYMSDEYPADVEVEIYDSEKALILEVLDALSRYPVVLTYNGDKFDLLYIYSRAIRLGIPGYLVPISIGEDMIRLKNSIHLDLYKFFSNNAVKNYAFGGRYREEKLDAVSSALLGVSKIGFEEAISDVSASLLVAYNVRDADITLQLTLFDNELVWRLMVLLSRVSKTSIEDVCRRRISNWIQNQFFWEHRRLGYLIPNNEDILRYAGKAGTKAVIEGKKYAGALVIEPPRGVFFNVAVFDIASLYPSIIKKYNLSYETVDTSWCKSTIDIVDETGRKLHSVCTDKPGLTAQIIGILRDFRVGVYKKRAKDKSLPREVLTWYDVVQRAIKVFINASYGVFGDSRFPLFSPAVAESVTAMGRKSLMTIVLKAAELGIKPLYGDTDSIFVWNPTRSQVEALQKWILENLGLEIELDKEFTYVVFTGLKKNYLGRGKSGEVEIKGLVAKKRNTPEFLKEFFQEMLDKMREIDTPERFMEFVEWLEHALEEYYTKLKRKEIPLDQLAIKVALTKPPSTYTKTKPPHVRAAMQLANYGISVAEGDVITFIKVKGKEGYKAIQLARLHEVDPDKYIELLKSSLEQLLTALSIKWEDVVGGGLNREMRVASGRKPPSYGEV; the protein is encoded by the coding sequence ATGCAGGATACCAGCAGAATTCAACTTGAAGTAAGCACCAGTTTAAGAGACATCTACAAAGCTCTCAGTAAGCCACACTACCTTTTAGGAGTATACTATGATGGGAAGCTGGGGAAAGCAGTCCTCGAATTCCTTAGCGAGAGCGGAGATAAGCTCATAAAGATAGCGGACCCCACAGGCCATAAGCCATACCTCCTCACTGATGCAGGCGTAAAGAACCCGAGCATCCTAGAGGAAGTACTCAAAGATGAAGCTGTTGACCACGTAGAGGAGGTATTTAAAGTCAACCCTTTAACCATGGAGAGCATTAGAGTCACTAAAATTGTGACAAAGGATCCACTAGCAGTGAGAAAGCTGAGAAACAAGATTACTGGTAAGGCATCAGCTTGGGAGGCGAAGATAAAGTACCATAACAACTACATATTCGATAATCAGTTGATACCTGGAATGAGGTATGTTCTAGAAAACAATGGACAGCAGTACAGACTTGTACTGGTTAAACCCGAGATACCCCTACCTCTCAAGCAAGCCGTCACCGAGTTATTCAGGGGGGAGCCTCGTGAAACAATTGAGCTGGCTGAAGAATACCTCGTGCTCTTCGAGGAGGCTCCCCCCAGAGCGCTGAGAGCAGCACTAGATATAGAAGTCTACACTCCGTTTAAAGGTAGGGTGCCAAACCCCCATCAAGGCGAGTACCCTATCATAAGCGTGGCCATCTCAGCTAGCAACGGCTTCAGAAAAGTATACCTGCTGGAGAGGAACTTTAAACACGACTTCGACTACATGTCCGACGAGTACCCTGCTGATGTAGAAGTCGAGATATACGACTCCGAGAAAGCATTAATCCTAGAGGTTCTTGACGCATTATCCAGGTACCCAGTTGTACTCACATATAACGGCGATAAATTCGACCTGCTATACATTTACTCTAGAGCTATAAGGCTAGGTATACCAGGATACCTTGTACCAATATCCATAGGAGAAGACATGATTAGACTTAAGAACAGCATCCACCTGGACTTGTATAAATTCTTCTCGAATAACGCGGTGAAGAACTATGCTTTTGGAGGCCGCTACAGAGAGGAGAAGCTTGATGCTGTATCCTCAGCGCTGCTAGGTGTATCTAAGATAGGCTTCGAGGAGGCTATCAGCGATGTCTCAGCTTCACTACTCGTAGCATACAACGTGAGGGATGCTGATATAACACTCCAGCTGACACTATTTGATAACGAGCTTGTGTGGAGACTAATGGTGCTTCTCAGCCGTGTATCAAAGACGAGTATCGAGGATGTGTGTAGAAGGCGGATCTCAAACTGGATTCAAAACCAGTTCTTCTGGGAGCATAGAAGGCTAGGATACTTGATACCTAACAACGAGGATATACTTAGGTACGCTGGTAAAGCAGGTACTAAAGCTGTAATCGAAGGCAAGAAGTACGCTGGCGCACTAGTCATCGAGCCTCCTAGAGGAGTATTCTTCAATGTTGCTGTATTCGATATAGCCTCACTATACCCTAGCATAATTAAAAAGTACAATTTAAGTTATGAGACCGTTGATACATCGTGGTGTAAGTCAACAATCGATATTGTAGATGAGACAGGCAGGAAGCTTCACTCAGTCTGCACTGATAAGCCCGGGCTGACGGCTCAGATAATAGGGATACTCAGGGATTTCAGGGTTGGAGTCTACAAGAAGAGAGCTAAGGATAAATCACTTCCAAGAGAAGTGCTAACATGGTATGACGTTGTTCAACGAGCCATAAAAGTATTCATTAACGCCAGCTACGGCGTCTTCGGTGACAGCAGGTTCCCCTTGTTCTCGCCGGCTGTAGCTGAAAGTGTTACAGCCATGGGCAGGAAGTCCCTGATGACAATAGTGCTCAAGGCAGCAGAGCTAGGTATTAAACCCCTCTACGGGGATACAGATTCAATCTTCGTATGGAATCCTACGAGAAGCCAGGTTGAGGCTCTCCAGAAGTGGATTCTAGAGAACCTTGGGCTTGAAATCGAGCTAGATAAAGAATTTACATATGTTGTTTTCACAGGATTGAAGAAGAATTATTTAGGCCGAGGTAAGAGCGGCGAGGTGGAAATAAAGGGGCTGGTAGCGAAGAAGAGGAATACACCTGAATTTCTCAAGGAGTTCTTCCAGGAGATGCTAGATAAAATGAGAGAGATTGATACACCAGAGAGATTCATGGAGTTCGTTGAATGGCTTGAACACGCGCTGGAAGAATACTACACGAAGCTTAAGCGTAAGGAGATACCATTGGATCAACTAGCAATTAAGGTAGCTTTAACGAAACCACCATCAACCTATACTAAGACTAAGCCTCCCCACGTAAGGGCTGCAATGCAGCTCGCTAACTACGGTATTAGTGTAGCAGAAGGCGATGTGATAACATTCATTAAAGTTAAAGGTAAGGAAGGGTATAAGGCGATACAACTGGCTAGACTGCACGAAGTAGACCCAGATAAGTACATTGAACTATTGAAGAGCAGCTTAGAGCAGCTGCTTACAGCACTATCAATAAAATGGGAGGATGTAGTTGGGGGAGGGCTCAATAGAGAGATGCGCGTAGCCAGCGGGAGAAAGCCTCCTAGCTACGGCGAGGTCTAA
- a CDS encoding 4Fe-4S dicluster domain-containing protein, with product MSKPWILVDPLRCTGCRLCEIACSLTHEGSIWPSASRIQVYEPYPGAPVPVTCVQCEDYPCVQSCPFNALKIDEKTGAVIVIPENCTLCGACVNACPLEIPRIIPGKNYVLICDLCGGEPACVKACSEAGYNALTLIEKPEGSVKVFLKDPYETSKEIYERIILGVR from the coding sequence TTGAGTAAACCGTGGATCCTCGTGGATCCATTGAGATGTACAGGCTGCAGGCTATGCGAGATCGCTTGTAGCCTCACGCATGAAGGCAGTATATGGCCGTCTGCATCGAGAATACAGGTTTACGAGCCTTACCCGGGAGCTCCTGTACCAGTTACATGTGTTCAATGCGAGGACTACCCTTGTGTTCAATCATGCCCATTTAACGCTTTAAAGATCGATGAGAAAACCGGGGCTGTCATAGTCATACCAGAGAACTGTACTCTATGCGGGGCATGCGTCAACGCCTGCCCGCTAGAGATACCTAGAATAATACCTGGTAAGAACTACGTGTTAATCTGCGACCTCTGTGGTGGAGAGCCAGCTTGCGTTAAAGCATGCAGTGAAGCAGGGTATAACGCTCTAACACTAATTGAGAAGCCGGAGGGATCAGTCAAAGTATTCCTGAAAGACCCCTACGAGACATCCAAGGAGATATACGAGAGGATCATACTAGGGGTGAGATAA
- a CDS encoding MBL fold metallo-hydrolase, with amino-acid sequence MLKIRVLGGGGEVGRAAFLVEDGQQKFLLDYGINLDEKDMPRLPLHVRPAEITALVLSHAHLDHTAAAPYLYITGRPKAFSTRPTLDVARLLTMDFLKLNAAVIEYDMREFENLYNNTVFLDYGESYEEEGFKLVFSSAGHIIGSSMTYLETSSGRRLMYTGDVNDVDTWTLGGAEILDTRVDTIIIESTYGGRSHPPRYAVEEKLIEIIEETLDKKGTVLIPAFSVGRSQEIASIIAHKAPYVEVYVDGMVKDVTDVYLRHARFLRDPVAFKKTYETVNFVASFKDRKRIVNTPCVIIASAGMLKGGPSLYYFKKLYQNPRNSIVLVSYQAPSSNGHKILEAGEIPELNTGRIEARVEWLDFSSHAGREGLLRILSKYKSVVGNIVIVHGEPEEAESLKNTIIEKLDSDINVYTPSVGSEIVV; translated from the coding sequence ATATTGAAGATCAGGGTTCTTGGTGGTGGAGGAGAAGTCGGTAGAGCCGCCTTCCTCGTCGAGGACGGCCAGCAAAAATTCCTCCTAGACTACGGAATAAACCTTGACGAGAAAGATATGCCTAGACTTCCACTCCACGTAAGGCCTGCTGAGATCACAGCACTCGTATTATCGCACGCACATCTTGATCACACGGCTGCAGCACCATACCTCTACATAACTGGGAGGCCTAAGGCTTTTTCAACCAGGCCGACACTCGATGTCGCTAGACTGCTAACTATGGACTTCCTGAAACTGAATGCAGCTGTAATAGAGTACGATATGAGGGAGTTTGAAAACCTATACAATAACACAGTGTTCCTCGACTACGGGGAGAGCTATGAGGAGGAGGGATTTAAGCTAGTCTTCTCTAGTGCAGGGCACATAATAGGTAGTAGCATGACTTACCTTGAAACTAGTAGTGGACGTAGATTAATGTACACCGGGGATGTAAACGACGTAGATACATGGACTCTCGGAGGCGCTGAAATACTGGATACAAGGGTTGATACAATAATAATAGAGTCAACGTACGGGGGTAGAAGCCATCCACCACGCTATGCTGTCGAAGAGAAGCTGATTGAGATAATCGAGGAAACCCTTGATAAAAAGGGTACTGTGCTTATACCAGCTTTTAGCGTAGGGCGTAGCCAGGAGATCGCATCCATAATAGCTCACAAGGCACCGTACGTTGAAGTATACGTAGATGGGATGGTTAAAGATGTCACCGACGTATACCTTAGACATGCAAGGTTCCTGAGGGATCCAGTAGCATTCAAGAAGACATATGAGACCGTGAACTTCGTGGCAAGCTTCAAGGATAGAAAGAGAATCGTGAACACTCCCTGCGTGATAATAGCTTCAGCTGGAATGCTGAAGGGTGGCCCCAGCCTCTACTACTTTAAGAAGCTCTATCAGAACCCGCGTAACTCGATAGTACTAGTCAGCTATCAAGCCCCCAGCAGTAACGGGCATAAAATACTGGAGGCTGGAGAAATCCCTGAGCTCAACACTGGGAGAATTGAGGCTAGGGTTGAATGGCTGGACTTCTCGAGTCACGCTGGGCGGGAAGGGCTTCTGAGAATACTATCCAAGTATAAGAGTGTAGTAGGGAACATTGTAATAGTCCATGGGGAACCAGAGGAGGCTGAAAGCTTAAAGAACACCATAATCGAAAAACTGGATAGCGATATAAACGTATATACTCCTAGTGTAGGCAGCGAGATAGTAGTGTAG
- a CDS encoding ribbon-helix-helix domain-containing protein, protein MAGVIPRMKLITVKMPEFYIEGIDELVRMGRYSSRSEVIRIAVRDLLKKELWLKRAET, encoded by the coding sequence ATGGCTGGCGTAATACCTAGAATGAAGTTGATAACAGTTAAGATGCCTGAATTCTACATTGAAGGAATAGATGAGCTGGTGAGAATGGGGAGGTATAGTAGTAGAAGTGAGGTTATCAGGATTGCAGTCAGGGATCTATTGAAGAAGGAGCTCTGGCTTAAGAGAGCTGAAACGTGA
- a CDS encoding protein-lysine N-methyltransferase, with the protein MYFVPFVPTPYPVVREMLKLAGASENDVVYDLGCGDGRILIVAVKEFNVKKAVGIERDAERVKEAIRRINEEGVSGRAIVIQGDFFEADLSEASIVTLFLLTSVNEALRPKLERELRDGARVVSHEFRIPGWRPEKTIEVRDDHGLTHVVYLYVKGRHL; encoded by the coding sequence ATGTATTTTGTACCCTTTGTCCCCACTCCCTACCCTGTTGTTAGAGAAATGCTCAAACTTGCCGGGGCAAGTGAAAACGATGTAGTATACGATCTAGGATGTGGTGATGGAAGAATCCTCATAGTAGCAGTAAAAGAGTTCAATGTTAAGAAGGCTGTAGGTATTGAGAGAGATGCAGAGAGAGTTAAAGAAGCCATTAGAAGAATAAATGAGGAGGGTGTCAGCGGGAGAGCTATAGTTATACAAGGAGACTTCTTTGAAGCTGATTTAAGTGAAGCATCAATTGTAACTCTCTTCCTGCTAACCTCCGTGAATGAAGCACTCCGCCCTAAGCTTGAAAGAGAGCTGAGAGATGGAGCCCGAGTAGTCAGCCACGAGTTCAGGATACCTGGCTGGAGGCCTGAGAAGACAATTGAAGTTAGAGATGACCACGGCTTAACTCACGTAGTCTACCTCTACGTGAAAGGAAGACACTTATAG
- a CDS encoding tRNA (adenine-N1)-methyltransferase, protein MSDARAERYQSMSGIIREGDSVLVVLDEKRRFIARVRRDGILGTDKGFVKLGDLIGKPYGVIVKTSQGFKALILKPLPHDYSTLLHRATQIIYPKDAGLMIHLSGIGPGSKIGEAGVGSGALTIVLANSIGDTGILYGFDISEKNLEVAKGNLEKAGLLERVRLLKHDIREPVSLPVDLDSFFLDIPDPWNALRVVAGLVRAGGTLLVYSPTINQVEKTVVELKKNPCFADIHSYEVLLREYKVEEGAVRPFTRMIGHTGYVVFARRVWCTS, encoded by the coding sequence ATGAGTGACGCCAGAGCTGAAAGGTATCAGTCTATGAGCGGCATTATACGTGAAGGCGACTCAGTCTTAGTAGTACTAGATGAGAAGAGGAGGTTTATAGCTAGGGTTAGAAGAGACGGTATTCTAGGCACTGATAAGGGTTTCGTGAAGCTGGGAGACCTCATTGGGAAACCCTACGGGGTTATAGTTAAAACCTCACAGGGTTTCAAAGCCTTGATCCTTAAGCCGTTGCCCCACGATTACTCCACGCTTCTTCATCGTGCAACCCAGATCATATACCCCAAGGACGCTGGCTTAATGATCCATCTCTCTGGGATTGGACCCGGCTCGAAGATAGGGGAGGCTGGTGTCGGCTCAGGAGCTCTCACAATAGTGCTAGCCAATAGTATAGGTGACACCGGGATCCTCTACGGCTTTGATATCTCAGAGAAGAACTTAGAGGTAGCTAAAGGCAACCTGGAGAAGGCTGGACTTCTTGAGAGAGTAAGGCTCTTGAAGCATGATATAAGAGAGCCTGTTAGCCTTCCAGTAGACCTTGATTCATTCTTCCTTGATATACCAGACCCCTGGAATGCCCTACGCGTGGTCGCAGGGTTAGTTAGAGCTGGGGGAACACTCCTAGTTTACTCTCCAACTATTAACCAGGTTGAGAAGACAGTTGTGGAGTTGAAGAAGAATCCATGCTTCGCTGACATTCACTCCTATGAAGTACTACTTAGAGAATACAAAGTTGAAGAAGGAGCTGTTAGACCGTTTACTAGGATGATAGGGCATACAGGCTACGTGGTTTTCGCTAGAAGAGTCTGGTGTACCAGCTGA
- a CDS encoding glycosyltransferase family 39 protein: MISGVVKGRSILREVLIAVVIGMAAFTVFALSALQFQELESSRNGRGYVSDEVWYVGSARILLVKVFGLEPRMASGSYGYTVIYEGNLDLELLKDTAAAYGLELRSDYSKLKAFYVYGDRENVLRFMSEIQGSVKVVDAIPGWMLPDNEGINRYLNLEHPPLGKYLIALSIYALGDEPFTWRIPLILAGSLTVVLVYLSVRKLSGSTLIALTSAVLLVAEPLSRVMFSLALLDGFVAFTSMLSFYLAVHGRYKGALLAGILGGLFKLSGLFSLIPLALIYLRQWARRNPSTLFLAYNLLALAFTALVLYLALLTLISLPLISYLGTVRWIRDSLLNPLKWHTSVKCMGAGCPVSSSPWDWFLGANAFPVYLNPDVYAEGFTPFWSTVFISILVFAPLAFRDKKHGLLWLYLLGSWSGYVLLWLAGGRTQYSFYSIQLAPFVYMYLVYTVTYVVNKANISYLISLYRLAESRLKGVVIRVLTS, from the coding sequence GTGATAAGTGGAGTGGTAAAAGGTAGAAGCATTCTAAGGGAGGTGCTGATAGCCGTAGTAATAGGTATGGCTGCATTTACAGTCTTCGCTTTAAGCGCCCTTCAATTCCAAGAGTTAGAGTCTTCGAGGAATGGGAGGGGATACGTGTCTGATGAGGTATGGTATGTGGGCTCTGCAAGAATACTCCTTGTCAAGGTTTTCGGCTTAGAGCCCCGGATGGCTAGTGGAAGCTACGGATACACAGTTATATACGAGGGCAACTTGGATCTCGAGCTACTTAAGGATACTGCAGCTGCATATGGACTTGAACTTCGAAGCGATTACTCTAAGCTTAAAGCCTTCTATGTATACGGTGATAGAGAAAATGTTCTACGCTTTATGAGCGAGATCCAGGGCTCTGTAAAAGTGGTTGACGCTATACCAGGATGGATGCTACCTGACAACGAGGGTATTAATAGATACCTTAACCTCGAGCACCCGCCTCTAGGTAAGTACCTGATAGCTCTCTCAATCTATGCTTTAGGGGATGAACCATTCACGTGGCGAATTCCATTAATTCTCGCAGGGTCTCTAACCGTGGTACTAGTATACCTCTCTGTGAGAAAGCTCTCAGGGAGCACTCTTATAGCCTTAACCTCAGCAGTACTGCTTGTAGCTGAACCCTTATCCAGAGTAATGTTCTCTCTAGCCTTACTCGACGGATTTGTAGCTTTTACTTCAATGCTTTCATTCTACCTCGCAGTACATGGAAGGTACAAGGGGGCACTGTTAGCAGGGATTCTAGGCGGGTTGTTCAAGCTCTCAGGACTCTTCTCTCTAATACCATTAGCACTAATATACCTGAGGCAGTGGGCTAGGAGGAATCCCTCCACCCTGTTTCTAGCATATAACCTGCTTGCACTAGCATTCACAGCCCTAGTACTCTACCTAGCCCTGCTTACTCTCATATCTCTACCATTAATAAGCTATCTCGGCACAGTTAGATGGATTAGAGACTCCCTGCTAAACCCCTTGAAGTGGCATACAAGTGTTAAGTGCATGGGGGCTGGATGCCCTGTTAGCTCATCCCCATGGGACTGGTTTCTTGGAGCTAATGCATTCCCCGTGTACTTGAATCCAGACGTCTACGCTGAAGGATTCACTCCATTCTGGTCCACTGTGTTCATCTCTATATTAGTGTTTGCCCCCCTCGCCTTCAGGGATAAGAAGCACGGGTTGCTCTGGCTATACCTGCTGGGCTCGTGGAGCGGCTATGTTCTCCTATGGCTGGCGGGAGGGAGAACACAGTACAGCTTCTATAGTATTCAGCTAGCTCCATTCGTATACATGTACCTAGTCTACACTGTCACTTATGTTGTGAATAAGGCTAACATCTCCTACTTGATAAGCTTGTACAGGCTTGCTGAATCCAGGCTAAAGGGAGTTGTCATCAGGGTTCTAACAAGCTGA
- a CDS encoding nascent polypeptide-associated complex protein, producing MFASNPRELKRLLKRMGVEVEELEDARQVEIVLKDKRIVLRNPQILVFKAGGQVFYQVTGAQEVVEEAGKPAEPLATEIPEDDIRFVMEQTGASYEKAREALVKSRGDILQAIMMLKGE from the coding sequence ATGTTTGCATCGAACCCACGTGAATTGAAGAGGCTTCTCAAGAGGATGGGAGTAGAGGTTGAAGAACTAGAGGATGCCAGGCAGGTTGAGATAGTCTTAAAGGATAAGAGGATAGTATTAAGGAATCCTCAAATACTAGTATTTAAGGCTGGAGGGCAAGTCTTCTACCAGGTTACAGGTGCACAGGAGGTAGTCGAGGAAGCCGGAAAGCCAGCTGAGCCTCTAGCAACAGAAATCCCTGAAGATGATATTAGATTCGTAATGGAGCAGACAGGCGCATCATACGAGAAGGCTAGGGAGGCACTAGTCAAGAGTCGAGGCGACATACTACAAGCTATCATGATGCTTAAAGGCGAGTGA
- a CDS encoding aldehyde ferredoxin oxidoreductase, with protein sequence MNGFWGRFLEVDLSSSKWRVVEFEDRVFRRFLGGRGFAVYYLAKHYGEKWSSLDPLSPENPLIIATGPLTGYYPGVKMTISGKSPQSNGVVGSTVSSEVAVELKSAGYDGLIVKGASDKPVYLYIEDNRVEVRDAGELWGLTGRVLVEKLAEIARREHKLKRPPASLYIGPAGENKVRTAVVLSKITHASGYGGYGAVMGSKKLKAIVVKGNGPLPPIADSNRFLELHRKLVEIYSRNIDFRRWGTTSGTWYTGNVTSSMPIRNWQEEYHERLEFSHAWLEKKLWVKNPWSEYGCPLACMKLSRVTESGRRYITDGPDYEMAAYMGGDLGVLTPEGATRLSAVADELGLCGIQTGNVVGFALELLQRGILTKEDFGYEVNWGDVNALERLLNDIACRRGIGDILAEGTYRAALKLMELKGRKDLLKYAVQSKGIAIGAHGIRSGKDYPQPIAYAASVQGGDHTSVAGVPVKSRSSEAWSAVIDSAVVCMFLTFHDNADTILLDYLNAVTGWGLDINGLYDIGRRILTLQRLLLLAGGPDVKWTPGVDDENPERFYEPLPSGPYKGKAAERSTVKTMLAQYFSELGWDERGIPKPETLDSLELSEFKGLLELVR encoded by the coding sequence GTGAATGGATTCTGGGGCAGGTTCCTCGAGGTAGATTTATCGAGCAGCAAGTGGCGTGTAGTAGAGTTCGAGGATAGAGTATTCAGGAGGTTCCTTGGAGGTAGAGGGTTTGCAGTATACTACCTAGCTAAACACTATGGTGAGAAGTGGTCTAGCCTAGACCCGCTATCCCCTGAGAACCCATTAATAATTGCTACAGGGCCTCTCACAGGATACTATCCTGGAGTTAAGATGACTATCAGCGGTAAGTCACCGCAGTCTAATGGAGTTGTTGGATCCACTGTTTCAAGCGAGGTTGCAGTAGAGCTTAAATCCGCCGGGTACGATGGCTTAATAGTCAAAGGAGCAAGCGATAAACCAGTATACCTGTATATCGAGGATAATAGAGTTGAAGTCAGAGACGCCGGGGAGCTATGGGGGCTTACAGGTAGAGTACTAGTGGAGAAGCTGGCAGAGATAGCTAGAAGAGAGCATAAGCTTAAGAGGCCGCCCGCAAGCCTCTACATTGGCCCGGCAGGCGAGAACAAGGTTAGAACAGCCGTGGTATTATCGAAGATAACACATGCCTCAGGATACGGGGGTTACGGGGCTGTCATGGGTAGTAAGAAGTTGAAAGCCATAGTAGTAAAGGGTAACGGGCCCCTCCCGCCGATAGCAGACTCGAATAGATTCCTCGAGCTTCATAGAAAGCTAGTGGAGATCTACAGTAGGAATATAGACTTCAGGCGGTGGGGTACAACCTCAGGCACATGGTATACTGGTAATGTAACGTCGAGCATGCCTATAAGAAACTGGCAGGAGGAGTACCATGAGAGACTTGAATTCTCGCATGCCTGGCTTGAGAAGAAGCTGTGGGTTAAGAACCCGTGGAGTGAGTATGGCTGTCCTCTAGCATGCATGAAGCTGAGTAGAGTGACGGAGAGTGGTAGAAGATACATAACTGATGGCCCCGACTACGAGATGGCAGCATACATGGGTGGAGACCTAGGAGTCCTAACACCAGAGGGGGCAACAAGGCTCTCAGCTGTCGCCGATGAACTAGGACTCTGCGGCATACAGACAGGGAATGTAGTTGGATTCGCATTAGAGTTGCTTCAACGAGGTATACTAACCAAAGAAGACTTCGGCTACGAGGTTAACTGGGGTGACGTCAATGCTCTCGAAAGACTGCTAAACGATATAGCCTGCAGAAGAGGGATAGGCGATATCCTCGCTGAGGGAACCTATAGGGCTGCATTAAAGCTAATGGAATTAAAGGGTAGAAAGGATCTACTTAAATATGCTGTTCAATCCAAGGGGATAGCTATCGGAGCCCACGGGATTAGAAGTGGAAAAGACTACCCTCAGCCAATAGCATATGCTGCTTCAGTGCAGGGAGGAGACCATACAAGCGTGGCAGGAGTACCCGTGAAGTCAAGGTCCTCGGAGGCCTGGTCAGCGGTAATTGATAGTGCTGTTGTATGCATGTTCCTAACGTTCCATGATAACGCTGATACAATTCTACTAGACTATCTAAACGCTGTTACAGGCTGGGGGCTGGATATCAACGGCCTCTACGATATAGGAAGAAGGATACTAACACTTCAAAGACTACTGCTACTAGCCGGTGGACCTGATGTCAAGTGGACTCCAGGCGTTGACGATGAGAACCCAGAGAGATTCTATGAGCCCCTCCCCTCAGGGCCATATAAGGGTAAGGCTGCAGAGAGGAGTACTGTGAAAACCATGCTAGCCCAGTACTTCAGTGAACTAGGATGGGATGAAAGAGGCATCCCTAAGCCTGAAACCCTAGATAGCCTGGAGCTCTCAGAGTTTAAGGGTCTCCTCGAGCTGGTTAGGTGA
- a CDS encoding DNA-binding protein, with product MRVFIFSIKPVYAYRIFTGSKRFELRRFLGRYVERGDRIVLYVTGRVKAIMGEFTAGDVIKGPPEYIWRRLEALEYTGVLAGDYRYISGSKTAMAIEVVNPLMYKQPIPLRTIRRIFPDFNPPMSMRELDPFDPVVELLLNKAVDASRRRW from the coding sequence TTGAGGGTGTTCATTTTCAGTATAAAGCCTGTGTATGCTTACAGAATATTCACAGGGAGCAAGAGATTCGAGCTTAGAAGATTTCTAGGCAGGTACGTGGAGAGAGGAGATAGAATAGTACTCTACGTGACAGGAAGGGTTAAGGCTATTATGGGTGAGTTCACAGCTGGAGATGTAATTAAGGGACCCCCGGAGTACATTTGGAGGAGGCTTGAAGCCTTAGAGTATACTGGAGTGCTGGCAGGCGACTACCGGTATATTAGCGGCTCGAAGACCGCGATGGCGATAGAAGTTGTTAACCCATTAATGTACAAGCAGCCTATTCCACTACGCACTATAAGAAGAATATTCCCTGATTTTAATCCACCTATGAGCATGAGGGAACTGGATCCCTTCGACCCGGTTGTTGAGTTACTACTCAATAAAGCAGTTGACGCATCTAGAAGACGCTGGTAG
- a CDS encoding 30S ribosomal protein S26e: protein MPKKRESRGRRKGSKGKVEYIQCDNCGRLVPSDKAVCVTRMYSPVPPQLAMELEKKGAIIQKYPVTKCYCISCAVHLGIIKVRPEEERKEKTTLA from the coding sequence ATGCCTAAAAAGAGGGAGAGTAGAGGGAGGAGAAAAGGGTCTAAGGGTAAGGTAGAGTATATTCAGTGCGATAACTGCGGCAGGCTCGTGCCGTCAGATAAGGCGGTATGCGTGACTAGAATGTACAGTCCTGTACCACCGCAACTAGCCATGGAGCTCGAGAAGAAGGGGGCGATTATACAGAAATACCCTGTCACCAAGTGCTACTGTATCTCGTGTGCAGTACACTTAGGTATAATCAAGGTTCGCCCAGAGGAGGAGAGAAAGGAGAAAACAACGCTAGCCTAA